The proteins below come from a single Erythrobacter sp. SG61-1L genomic window:
- a CDS encoding bile acid:sodium symporter family protein — protein sequence MLKKIRPDTFTLLLLACVGLATFLPCQGTVATGFSWATKAAITLLFFMHGAKLTREAVLGGLGAWRLHLAVGASTFILFPLLGLGIAALPDSLLDNDLKGGFLFLSVLPSTVQSSIAFTSIAGGNIAAAVCSASLSNIAGVFLTPLLAGLMIPGAGEAHGGTLDAIGSVATTLLLPFAVGHFSRPLTGTFVDRHKSLLGRLDRGSILLVVYTAFSAAVVEGLWSRISIADLVAIFITGSLLLLVVLGVTRWAGRLWFAREDEIVLVFCGSKKSLASGVPMAAALFPAAQVGFLILPLMIFHQIQLILCAFIARSYAQEGAALRASAAEGAA from the coding sequence ATGCTCAAGAAGATCCGGCCAGACACATTCACCCTGCTCCTCCTCGCTTGTGTGGGGCTGGCCACTTTCCTGCCCTGTCAGGGCACGGTCGCCACCGGCTTTTCCTGGGCGACCAAGGCGGCGATCACGCTGCTGTTCTTCATGCACGGTGCCAAGCTGACGCGCGAGGCTGTGCTGGGCGGCCTCGGCGCATGGCGCCTCCATCTCGCCGTCGGGGCGAGCACCTTCATCCTGTTTCCCCTGCTGGGCCTTGGCATAGCGGCCTTGCCCGACAGTCTGCTGGACAATGATCTGAAGGGCGGGTTCCTGTTCCTGTCTGTCCTGCCTTCGACTGTCCAGTCTTCCATCGCCTTCACCAGCATCGCGGGCGGCAATATCGCTGCGGCTGTGTGCAGCGCCTCGCTGTCCAATATCGCCGGCGTGTTCCTTACGCCGCTGTTGGCAGGCCTGATGATCCCTGGTGCGGGGGAGGCGCATGGCGGCACACTGGATGCAATAGGCTCGGTGGCGACTACCCTGCTGTTGCCTTTCGCAGTGGGCCATTTCTCCCGTCCGTTGACCGGCACTTTTGTTGACCGGCACAAGAGCCTGCTGGGCCGTCTCGATCGCGGTTCGATCCTGCTGGTGGTCTACACCGCCTTCAGCGCGGCCGTGGTCGAAGGGCTGTGGTCACGTATTTCGATTGCGGACCTTGTCGCGATCTTCATCACCGGATCGCTGCTGCTGCTTGTCGTCCTGGGTGTCACGCGCTGGGCCGGGCGGCTGTGGTTCGCGCGCGAGGACGAGATCGTGCTGGTCTTCTGCGGCTCGAAGAAGAGCCTCGCCAGCGGGGTTCCGATGGCGGCGGCCCTGTTCCCCGCCGCTCAGGTGGGCTTCCTGATCCTGCCGCTGATGATCTTCCACCAGATCCAGCTGATCCTGTGCGCCTTCATCGCGCGATCCTATGCGCAGGAAGGCGCTGCCCTGCGGGCGAGTGCCGCCGAAGGGGCGGCCTGA
- a CDS encoding SDR family oxidoreductase: MTEQRTLLVTGASSGIGAACARRLAAPGVRLMLHASGRDEHKRAALEALAAELAEGGAQTATCFLDLAEPGAGTALASATLAHFGELDGIVSNAGFADRTPFLNVPRERLDSSFSVMTGLFFDLARAAAPALAASGSGRIVAISSFVAHRFAPDGLFAVTAAAKAGLEALARSLAVELGPQGVTVNCVAPGYTRKEASGHRAIPEAMLAEMASRAPTGRIAEPDDIAAAVAFLMGPDARQITGQTLFVDGGLCLT, from the coding sequence ATGACCGAACAACGCACCCTGCTCGTTACTGGCGCATCCAGCGGCATCGGGGCGGCCTGCGCAAGGCGGCTGGCCGCTCCGGGCGTCCGGCTGATGCTCCACGCCAGCGGCAGGGACGAACACAAGCGAGCCGCGCTCGAAGCACTCGCCGCCGAACTGGCCGAAGGCGGCGCTCAGACCGCCACCTGCTTCCTCGACCTTGCCGAGCCCGGCGCGGGGACCGCCCTTGCCTCCGCCACTCTCGCACATTTCGGCGAGTTGGACGGCATCGTCAGCAATGCAGGCTTTGCCGACCGGACACCCTTCCTCAACGTTCCGCGTGAGCGACTGGACAGTTCCTTCTCGGTGATGACCGGCCTGTTCTTCGATCTGGCCCGCGCAGCCGCCCCGGCCCTTGCCGCATCGGGCAGCGGGCGCATCGTGGCGATCAGTTCCTTCGTCGCCCACCGCTTCGCGCCCGACGGGCTGTTCGCCGTGACTGCCGCCGCCAAGGCGGGGCTGGAGGCGCTGGCGCGCTCGCTCGCCGTGGAACTCGGCCCGCAAGGCGTCACCGTGAACTGCGTCGCGCCCGGATATACGCGCAAGGAGGCCAGCGGCCACCGCGCAATCCCGGAAGCAATGCTGGCCGAAATGGCCTCCCGCGCGCCCACTGGCCGGATCGCGGAGCCGGACGACATCGCGGCTGCGGTTGCCTTCCTGATGGGGCCGGATGCCCGGCAGATCACGGGACAGACCCTGTTCGTCGACGGCGGGCTTTGCCTGACCTGA
- a CDS encoding gamma-glutamyltransferase, translating to MSQGGDGSSALSGAARWRAIGAEPVMAEQMTARGRWGMVAAAAPTAALIGAEILRAGGNAYDAAAAMGLAETVLLPPKCGLGGDLIALAWDKGAPAPEALLAIGGAPAGLGEVAAAGGMTETGPTSIGVPAAPMGYLALVAKGRLPLARLAEPAIGLAARGFAWSRICSVLCDESRALVAAMNPEGTVYYPYGYDGDVLTPGTPVRLPGMAAMLEELVARGPDFYAGPVGDAVAARVARAGGVLTKEDLLTAQAEWLPATAASLAGMALHVTPLPTHGGSLADAVAGLDPVAAASQPRVYREVVEAINRRRRDLSGISGTSMVTAVDDAGTIVTLIHSNSYPRFGSGLIVPEFDMILANRAGRGFSSTVGHANFPEAGKRPVTTLHAWAVETGDGMRLMGATPGGANQMPWNAQTLARIAAGETDPGKLIVAPRWEWRPSDDGVVIEEGFDAETVFAFREAAPSVYEVPRWATRPAMQIACVAADGAGLLAADPRTVGMALAL from the coding sequence ATGAGCCAGGGAGGGGACGGATCGAGCGCCTTGTCCGGTGCGGCGCGGTGGCGGGCCATCGGGGCCGAGCCGGTGATGGCCGAACAGATGACCGCCCGTGGACGCTGGGGCATGGTTGCTGCTGCTGCACCCACCGCTGCGCTGATCGGGGCGGAAATCCTGCGCGCGGGCGGAAATGCCTATGACGCGGCGGCGGCGATGGGCCTTGCCGAAACCGTGCTGCTGCCCCCCAAATGCGGACTGGGCGGGGATCTGATCGCCCTGGCATGGGACAAGGGCGCGCCTGCGCCTGAGGCTCTGTTGGCCATTGGCGGCGCACCTGCGGGGCTGGGCGAGGTGGCGGCTGCGGGTGGCATGACGGAAACGGGGCCGACCTCCATCGGCGTTCCGGCCGCGCCGATGGGTTATCTGGCGCTGGTGGCCAAGGGCAGATTGCCGCTTGCGCGGCTCGCGGAACCGGCAATCGGGCTGGCTGCGCGGGGCTTTGCCTGGTCACGCATCTGTTCGGTGCTGTGCGATGAATCCCGCGCCTTGGTCGCGGCGATGAACCCGGAAGGCACCGTCTATTATCCTTATGGCTACGATGGCGATGTCCTCACTCCTGGCACGCCGGTGCGCCTGCCCGGCATGGCGGCCATGTTGGAAGAATTGGTAGCGCGCGGCCCCGATTTCTATGCCGGGCCGGTTGGGGATGCCGTGGCCGCTCGCGTTGCGCGTGCCGGTGGGGTGCTGACCAAGGAAGATCTGCTGACGGCACAGGCGGAATGGCTTCCGGCCACCGCAGCGTCTCTGGCGGGCATGGCGCTGCACGTCACGCCTTTGCCAACCCACGGCGGTTCGCTGGCCGATGCCGTTGCGGGGCTGGACCCGGTGGCCGCCGCGAGCCAGCCGCGCGTCTATCGCGAGGTAGTGGAGGCGATCAATCGCCGCAGGCGAGACCTTTCGGGCATTTCCGGTACGTCCATGGTCACGGCGGTGGACGATGCGGGCACGATCGTAACCCTGATCCATTCCAACAGCTATCCCCGTTTCGGCAGCGGATTGATCGTGCCGGAATTTGATATGATCCTGGCAAATCGCGCCGGGCGCGGCTTCAGCAGCACGGTCGGCCATGCGAACTTCCCTGAAGCGGGGAAGCGCCCGGTCACCACCCTGCACGCCTGGGCAGTGGAGACCGGCGACGGCATGCGCCTGATGGGCGCAACACCGGGCGGGGCGAACCAGATGCCGTGGAACGCGCAGACGCTGGCGCGGATCGCTGCCGGCGAAACCGATCCGGGCAAGCTGATCGTCGCCCCGCGCTGGGAATGGCGCCCGTCCGACGATGGCGTAGTGATCGAGGAAGGCTTCGATGCGGAAACCGTGTTCGCCTTCCGCGAGGCGGCTCCTTCAGTCTACGAAGTCCCGCGCTGGGCCACCCGACCGGCGATGCAGATCGCCTGCGTGGCGGCTGACGGTGCAGGCCTGCTTGCGGCAGACCCGCGCACGGTGGGGATGGCGCTGGCGTTGTAG
- a CDS encoding Rieske 2Fe-2S domain-containing protein, whose translation MSDWVAAAPLDQLQRKKKLVVQVNGEDVLVCLFEGEVYAMADLCVHKHKRLSKGLIFQGKMICPGHQWAFDLKTGWEQQWSRCQPVYDTRVVDGTVEIFPVPRIIDSNPEGCAVQVG comes from the coding sequence ATGTCTGACTGGGTGGCCGCCGCGCCGCTGGATCAATTGCAGCGCAAGAAGAAGCTGGTCGTGCAGGTGAATGGCGAGGATGTGCTCGTCTGCCTGTTCGAAGGCGAAGTCTACGCCATGGCTGATCTGTGCGTTCACAAGCACAAGCGGCTGTCCAAGGGCCTGATCTTCCAGGGCAAGATGATCTGCCCGGGCCATCAATGGGCCTTCGATCTCAAGACCGGGTGGGAGCAGCAATGGAGCCGCTGCCAGCCGGTTTACGATACACGCGTGGTCGATGGGACGGTGGAGATATTCCCGGTCCCCCGCATCATCGACAGTAACCCTGAAGGCTGTGCCGTTCAGGTCGGGTAA
- a CDS encoding aldehyde dehydrogenase family protein, whose product MSVYKNFIGGAWRDAASGQTFERRNPADGSLVGTFPLSGAADAADALSGLEVGWKSWAKTPMERRVEVLIKAAEIISAKADVLGADLTREEGKTLSASVMEWKRAAANLRLYAGEALRQSGQTFPADGALVYSVREPVGIVLAITPWNFPISLPSRKIGPALAVGNGVLFKPSEVTPLTGQNFVEVLLEAGVPEGAIALVQGRGPDLGSALVEAEAVKAITFTGSYATGSAIHRMAGPGKRLQLEMGGKNPTIVMPDADPAKAASILMQGAFNLTGQACTATSRAIIVGEIYEAVVEKLLELVAKAVPGNGMDPATTMGPSGCKAQYDRVREMIGVGVAEGLQLLAGTADLPELDEQTGGFFVAPTIFGDVPATSRLAKEEIFGPVLALHRAASYEEAIELANAVEYGLAAAIVTKDTGTILSFAKDIEAGIVKVNSATGGVASTAPFGGIKHSSNQTYKEQAGHGVMDFYTMTRTIYLSS is encoded by the coding sequence ATGAGCGTCTACAAGAACTTCATCGGCGGCGCATGGCGCGATGCCGCCAGCGGCCAGACCTTCGAACGGCGCAATCCCGCCGATGGCAGCCTTGTCGGCACTTTCCCGCTATCCGGCGCGGCCGATGCGGCCGATGCGCTGAGCGGGCTGGAAGTCGGCTGGAAAAGCTGGGCCAAGACGCCCATGGAACGGCGCGTGGAAGTGCTGATCAAGGCGGCCGAGATCATCAGTGCCAAGGCAGACGTGCTGGGCGCGGACCTCACGCGCGAAGAGGGCAAGACCCTCTCCGCATCGGTGATGGAATGGAAGCGTGCGGCGGCCAATCTGCGGCTCTATGCGGGCGAGGCCCTGCGGCAGAGCGGCCAGACCTTCCCCGCCGACGGCGCGCTGGTCTATTCGGTGCGCGAGCCGGTGGGCATCGTGCTGGCGATCACGCCGTGGAACTTCCCCATCTCCCTGCCGTCCCGCAAGATCGGCCCGGCGCTGGCCGTGGGCAATGGCGTGTTGTTCAAGCCTTCCGAAGTCACTCCGCTGACCGGGCAGAATTTTGTGGAAGTGCTGCTGGAAGCAGGCGTGCCGGAAGGGGCCATCGCGCTCGTGCAGGGGCGCGGGCCTGATCTCGGCTCGGCGCTGGTGGAGGCGGAGGCCGTCAAGGCGATCACCTTTACCGGCTCTTACGCCACCGGCAGCGCAATCCATCGCATGGCTGGCCCCGGCAAGCGGCTGCAGCTCGAAATGGGGGGCAAGAACCCCACAATCGTGATGCCCGATGCCGATCCGGCCAAGGCCGCCTCCATCCTGATGCAGGGTGCATTCAACCTTACTGGGCAAGCCTGCACTGCCACCAGCCGCGCGATTATCGTGGGCGAGATCTACGAAGCCGTGGTCGAAAAACTGCTGGAACTGGTGGCCAAGGCCGTGCCCGGCAATGGCATGGACCCGGCGACCACCATGGGGCCTTCGGGCTGCAAGGCGCAGTATGACCGGGTGCGCGAGATGATCGGCGTGGGCGTGGCGGAAGGCCTGCAACTGCTGGCCGGCACGGCGGACCTGCCCGAGCTGGACGAGCAGACCGGCGGCTTCTTCGTGGCGCCGACCATTTTCGGCGACGTTCCGGCCACTTCGCGCCTAGCTAAAGAGGAAATCTTCGGCCCCGTCCTCGCCCTGCATCGCGCGGCGAGTTACGAGGAAGCGATCGAACTGGCCAATGCGGTGGAATACGGCCTTGCCGCCGCCATCGTCACCAAAGACACCGGCACGATCCTGTCCTTCGCGAAGGACATCGAAGCCGGGATCGTCAAGGTGAACAGCGCCACCGGCGGTGTCGCCAGCACGGCGCCCTTCGGCGGCATCAAGCATTCGAGCAACCAGACCTACAAGGAACAGGCCGGCCACGGCGTCATGGATTTCTACACCATGACCCGCACCATCTATCTCAGCAGCTGA
- a CDS encoding alpha/beta hydrolase — translation MEFLDTGTARLAYRTDGPKDAPALLCIHGSWDDHHSWNGVAERLPELRTIRYDRRGHSLSSAPPGQGRLSEDVDDALALLDALGIGSAHVIGHSYGANVAIVLAARAPERIGTLFLHEPPVFGLLGGGNEADLALRAEAMATMKRAAELLEAGKTFAGAHLFIEHVAFGPGSWEHLFDAEARATILANAHTWLDQSRDPERLAVDVTALAHFTGPVVMTTGRDSLPAYPATVLHIAAALPAMAVHEVGGGHGAHISHPADIAAVIRASLGE, via the coding sequence ATGGAGTTTCTCGACACGGGAACGGCCCGGCTGGCCTATCGGACAGATGGCCCGAAGGACGCCCCCGCCTTGCTCTGCATCCATGGTTCGTGGGACGATCACCATAGCTGGAACGGCGTGGCCGAGCGACTGCCCGAACTGCGTACCATCCGCTATGACCGGCGCGGCCACAGCCTCAGTTCGGCCCCGCCAGGGCAAGGCCGGTTGAGCGAGGATGTGGACGATGCACTTGCCCTGCTCGACGCGCTGGGGATCGGCAGTGCCCATGTGATCGGCCATTCCTATGGCGCCAATGTCGCCATCGTTCTGGCCGCCCGCGCACCGGAGCGGATTGGCACGCTGTTCCTGCACGAGCCGCCAGTCTTCGGACTGCTTGGAGGCGGCAACGAGGCCGACCTTGCACTGCGCGCCGAGGCAATGGCCACGATGAAGCGCGCGGCGGAACTGCTGGAAGCGGGCAAGACTTTCGCCGGTGCCCATCTGTTCATCGAACACGTCGCATTCGGTCCGGGAAGCTGGGAGCATCTGTTCGATGCGGAAGCCCGCGCCACGATCCTTGCCAATGCGCATACATGGCTGGACCAGTCGCGCGACCCGGAACGGCTGGCCGTGGACGTGACAGCCCTCGCCCATTTCACCGGCCCTGTCGTGATGACGACCGGCCGCGACAGCCTGCCCGCCTATCCGGCGACCGTGCTCCATATCGCCGCCGCCCTTCCCGCCATGGCCGTGCATGAAGTGGGCGGCGGGCATGGGGCGCATATTTCTCATCCTGCCGATATTGCTGCGGTAATCCGGGCATCGCTGGGCGAATGA
- a CDS encoding FAD-dependent oxidoreductase produces MRQFVLIGGGHASASVARALRRQGFDGNIVIVGDEELAPYQRPPLSKDFLAGEADIEDIWSVEPDWYGENGVELKLGTAATHIDVETRQVTLSDGTKLDAEAVLIATGVSPRKLEGVTSDRVFYLKTAADAQAIKAALKPGAHLIVVGGGFIGLEIAATARKAGAEVTVLEAGSMPLARVLGDEVGGYVSALHESEGVTIRCGVAVEGIEDRGEGVVVRTQGGEEIEGSLVVVGIGTTPNDQIARASEITVGNGIRVDEYGRTSAHNVFAAGDVANHQHMLFGRRMRIEHFDNATRQALVIATNMLGGRAEFNDVPWFWSDQYDFNLQFAGSSADYDTIVLRGDVEDNDFSAFYLKDGVVVGVFGFDRGGDVMHSKTLIAEKRVVDPALLADDDLDLAELVMGAPEEEDEEESGDVAEASSEDESFKRVARSGQVTEGMARRFALDGIEVAIARSGGQIYAIHNLCTHLACHLASGKVEGKGITCLCHGSIFDLETGVPINPPATRPVRTFPVKEEGGQIYIKMD; encoded by the coding sequence ATGCGGCAATTTGTACTTATCGGTGGCGGTCATGCCTCGGCATCGGTCGCACGGGCGCTGCGGCGCCAGGGCTTCGACGGCAATATCGTGATCGTTGGGGACGAGGAACTCGCCCCCTATCAGCGCCCGCCGCTTTCCAAGGATTTTCTCGCCGGAGAGGCGGACATCGAGGATATCTGGTCCGTCGAGCCGGACTGGTATGGTGAGAACGGCGTCGAGCTGAAGCTTGGCACGGCTGCGACCCATATCGATGTGGAAACACGGCAGGTCACCCTGTCGGACGGGACGAAGCTGGATGCAGAGGCCGTGCTGATCGCCACGGGCGTTTCTCCGCGCAAGCTGGAAGGCGTCACGTCGGATCGCGTGTTCTATCTGAAGACTGCGGCCGATGCGCAGGCGATCAAGGCCGCATTGAAGCCCGGCGCTCACCTGATCGTAGTCGGCGGGGGCTTCATCGGTCTGGAGATCGCGGCGACTGCCCGCAAGGCCGGTGCGGAGGTGACTGTGCTGGAGGCCGGTTCCATGCCGCTCGCCCGCGTGCTGGGCGACGAGGTCGGCGGCTATGTCTCAGCCCTGCATGAAAGCGAAGGCGTGACGATCCGCTGCGGCGTGGCCGTGGAAGGCATCGAGGATCGCGGCGAAGGCGTTGTCGTGCGCACGCAGGGAGGCGAGGAAATCGAAGGATCGCTGGTGGTGGTCGGCATCGGCACGACGCCGAACGACCAGATCGCCCGCGCTTCCGAAATCACAGTCGGCAACGGCATCCGCGTGGACGAATATGGCCGCACTTCGGCACATAATGTCTTTGCCGCGGGTGACGTCGCAAATCACCAGCACATGCTGTTCGGCCGCCGCATGCGGATCGAACATTTCGACAATGCCACGCGGCAGGCTCTGGTGATCGCCACCAACATGCTGGGCGGCCGGGCCGAGTTTAACGATGTGCCGTGGTTCTGGTCGGACCAGTATGATTTCAACCTGCAATTCGCCGGTTCTTCCGCCGATTACGACACTATCGTTCTACGCGGCGATGTGGAGGACAATGATTTCAGCGCCTTCTATCTGAAGGATGGCGTGGTCGTGGGCGTGTTCGGCTTCGATCGCGGCGGCGATGTCATGCACTCCAAGACCCTGATCGCGGAAAAGCGCGTGGTCGATCCGGCCCTGCTGGCGGATGACGATCTCGATCTGGCCGAACTCGTCATGGGCGCGCCGGAGGAAGAAGACGAAGAAGAGAGCGGCGATGTCGCTGAGGCTTCTTCCGAAGACGAGTCCTTCAAGCGCGTCGCCCGCAGCGGTCAGGTGACCGAGGGCATGGCCCGGCGTTTCGCGCTGGACGGTATCGAAGTGGCCATCGCCCGGTCGGGCGGGCAGATTTATGCGATCCACAATCTGTGCACGCATCTGGCCTGCCACCTCGCTTCCGGCAAGGTGGAGGGCAAGGGCATCACCTGCCTCTGCCACGGCTCGATCTTCGATCTGGAAACCGGCGTGCCGATCAATCCGCCCGCAACGCGGCCCGTGCGCACTTTTCCGGTCAAGGAAGAAGGCGGGCAGATATATATCAAGATGGATTGA
- a CDS encoding sulfite exporter TauE/SafE family protein has product MAATIIQWADLSLPMFVLAGLAILAGSFIQGLSGLGLGLVAAPVLIIIDPRIGPGPLLAIAVLLSAVMMKREFGAIDREGLAISLVGRVAGSILAGFIFAWLTVEAYELLFGVFILTAVVLSILGLRVERTPWHLLSAGFTSGIMGTLTGSGSPTIALIYQRADGPTVRATLSAFFLASSIISLAVLMFAGKMGTQQWTLTVLFLPVMFVGFALSNLMVKRLSNDKVRWFVLGLAGSSSVLLIARGVLGIID; this is encoded by the coding sequence ATGGCCGCCACGATCATTCAATGGGCTGACCTTTCGCTGCCGATGTTCGTGCTGGCCGGCCTCGCCATTCTGGCCGGTTCCTTCATTCAGGGATTGAGCGGCCTCGGGCTGGGGCTGGTGGCCGCGCCTGTGCTGATCATCATCGACCCCCGGATCGGGCCGGGTCCGCTGCTGGCCATTGCCGTGCTGCTTTCCGCCGTGATGATGAAGCGCGAATTCGGCGCCATCGACCGGGAAGGGCTGGCCATCTCGCTGGTCGGCCGCGTGGCGGGATCGATCCTGGCAGGCTTCATCTTCGCGTGGCTGACCGTGGAAGCCTACGAACTGTTGTTCGGCGTATTCATCCTGACCGCCGTGGTCCTCTCCATCCTCGGCCTGCGGGTGGAACGCACGCCCTGGCACCTGCTTTCGGCCGGGTTCACATCCGGCATCATGGGCACGCTCACCGGATCGGGATCGCCCACCATCGCCCTGATCTACCAGCGCGCCGACGGGCCGACCGTCCGGGCGACGCTTTCCGCCTTCTTCCTCGCCAGTTCGATCATTTCGCTCGCCGTGCTGATGTTCGCAGGCAAGATGGGCACCCAGCAATGGACGCTGACCGTGCTGTTCCTGCCGGTGATGTTCGTGGGCTTCGCCCTGTCGAACCTGATGGTGAAGCGGCTTTCCAACGACAAGGTGCGCTGGTTCGTACTGGGGCTGGCGGGATCGTCCTCCGTCCTGCTGATCGCGCGCGGCGTGCTCGGCATCATCGACTGA
- a CDS encoding aspartate dehydrogenase domain-containing protein: MQVGPLKVGIVGFGVIGQMVVAALDGPDALEGLELAGLTVRDPAKAAPALARLTRPAPILPVNELVASVDVVFDAAVAAAMDEIAPPAIEAGKIFITMNSGALLARPELFRRAEETGARIMVPSGGIVGFDGLRALARAGFDSVTLISRKPPESLADAPHVVAQGYDLSSLSEAMLIFEGNAAEAARAFPANANVAATLSLATLGPEGTQVQMWADPHVTSLYQEIHVNSPAAKLQIKVESQKMPDNPRTGSLTPLSAISMLASLASRNRIGS; the protein is encoded by the coding sequence ATGCAGGTAGGCCCCCTGAAAGTGGGTATCGTGGGCTTTGGCGTGATCGGCCAGATGGTCGTCGCGGCACTGGATGGTCCGGATGCGCTGGAGGGGCTGGAACTTGCCGGCCTGACCGTTCGCGATCCTGCCAAGGCCGCGCCTGCGCTGGCGCGCCTCACTCGTCCTGCGCCGATCCTTCCGGTCAACGAATTGGTGGCTTCAGTGGACGTTGTGTTCGATGCCGCCGTGGCCGCCGCCATGGACGAGATTGCACCGCCCGCGATCGAGGCGGGCAAGATCTTCATCACGATGAATTCCGGTGCGCTGCTCGCCCGGCCCGAACTGTTCCGCCGTGCGGAAGAAACGGGCGCGCGGATCATGGTTCCTTCCGGCGGGATCGTCGGCTTCGACGGGTTGCGGGCACTGGCGCGCGCCGGGTTCGATTCCGTGACGCTGATCTCGCGCAAGCCGCCTGAAAGCCTGGCCGACGCGCCGCATGTGGTGGCGCAGGGCTATGATCTGTCGAGCCTGAGCGAAGCCATGCTGATCTTCGAGGGCAATGCGGCAGAGGCCGCGCGTGCCTTCCCCGCCAATGCCAATGTCGCGGCCACGCTTAGCCTCGCGACTCTCGGGCCGGAAGGAACGCAGGTTCAGATGTGGGCCGATCCGCATGTGACCAGCCTCTATCAGGAGATCCACGTGAACTCCCCCGCCGCGAAGCTGCAGATCAAGGTCGAAAGCCAGAAGATGCCAGACAATCCGCGCACCGGCTCGCTTACTCCGCTTAGCGCCATTTCCATGCTGGCCTCGCTTGCCAGCAGAAACCGGATTGGCAGCTAG
- a CDS encoding iron-containing redox enzyme family protein — MAELMSPEEFKVAIKKAMEGRAAKDASFSLAWTNGELKREHFCRWAENHYQYVGPFADYLGYIYANAPETAMDAKDFLLQNMYEEELADIRHTDLLLRFALACGTTEERMTDPANMNPVTRGFQGWCYAVAMRKNWVVASAALIVGLESQVPEIYRRQYPVLIEKYGFTEDEAEFFELHISSDEVHGARGYEIVLKYANTPELQQECLEAIRDAADMRVSYTKSLYDYYVKPDLEAANAAPEAIAA; from the coding sequence ATGGCCGAATTGATGTCCCCGGAAGAGTTCAAGGTTGCGATCAAGAAGGCAATGGAAGGCCGCGCAGCGAAGGACGCATCCTTCAGTCTTGCCTGGACCAATGGCGAGCTGAAGCGCGAGCATTTCTGCCGCTGGGCCGAAAACCACTATCAGTATGTCGGCCCCTTCGCGGACTATCTGGGCTACATCTATGCCAACGCCCCGGAAACGGCGATGGATGCCAAGGACTTCCTGCTGCAGAACATGTATGAGGAAGAACTGGCCGATATCCGCCACACCGACCTGCTGCTGCGCTTTGCGCTCGCCTGCGGCACCACTGAAGAACGCATGACCGATCCGGCCAACATGAACCCGGTGACGCGCGGCTTCCAGGGCTGGTGCTATGCCGTTGCCATGCGCAAGAACTGGGTGGTCGCTTCGGCTGCGCTGATCGTGGGCCTGGAATCGCAGGTTCCTGAAATCTACCGCCGCCAATATCCGGTGCTGATTGAGAAGTATGGCTTCACCGAAGACGAGGCCGAGTTCTTCGAACTGCACATCTCCTCTGACGAGGTGCACGGCGCGCGCGGTTATGAAATCGTGCTGAAATACGCCAACACGCCTGAACTGCAGCAGGAATGCCTCGAAGCAATCCGCGACGCTGCCGATATGCGCGTGTCCTACACCAAGTCGCTCTACGACTATTACGTGAAGCCCGACCTCGAAGCCGCCAATGCGGCGCCCGAGGCGATTGCCGCCTGA
- a CDS encoding heme-binding protein — MITKNVLSLAEAELLLDAAQKKSEEFGGIHVICIADDAGYPIALRRLDRGKVTSVQIAENKAFTAAAHRRVTHTFTNTFPGEEAWGIFTQHGGRITVFVGGYPIFVDGKVVGGIGVSGGNGEQDIAVCEAAIESFKLHMEQTGGGVVTIPEAAKKA, encoded by the coding sequence GTGATCACAAAGAACGTGTTGAGCTTGGCGGAAGCCGAGTTGCTGCTCGATGCCGCGCAGAAGAAATCCGAGGAATTCGGCGGCATTCACGTCATCTGCATTGCCGACGATGCCGGCTATCCCATTGCCCTGCGCCGGCTTGATCGCGGCAAGGTGACCAGCGTGCAGATCGCGGAGAACAAGGCCTTCACAGCCGCCGCGCATCGCCGCGTGACGCATACTTTCACCAACACGTTCCCCGGCGAGGAAGCCTGGGGCATCTTCACTCAGCATGGCGGCCGGATCACTGTGTTCGTGGGCGGCTATCCCATCTTCGTCGACGGCAAGGTCGTGGGCGGCATTGGCGTTTCGGGCGGTAATGGCGAACAGGACATCGCCGTGTGCGAAGCGGCTATCGAATCCTTCAAGCTGCATATGGAACAGACTGGCGGCGGCGTGGTGACCATCCCCGAGGCGGCCAAGAAAGCATGA